One window of Mesoplasma syrphidae genomic DNA carries:
- the ylxM gene encoding YlxM family DNA-binding protein → MTNMTNGLNNKVELSVLFRLYKNLLTSKQIDYFELYNEEDLSLQEIALELNVSRAAVHDSITKTTKLLYEFEEKLRLHQQVNMIQEIVKSASQSENEEVKKIIEKLEKII, encoded by the coding sequence ATGACAAACATGACAAATGGATTAAACAATAAAGTGGAGTTATCAGTGTTATTTCGTTTGTATAAAAATTTATTAACTTCAAAACAAATAGACTATTTTGAATTATATAATGAAGAAGATTTGTCCCTACAAGAAATTGCCTTAGAATTAAATGTATCTCGAGCAGCTGTTCATGACTCAATCACCAAAACAACTAAACTTTTATACGAATTTGAAGAAAAATTAAGATTGCACCAACAAGTAAATATGATCCAGGAAATTGTTAAATCAGCGAGTCAATCTGAAAATGAAGAGGTTAAAAAAATTATTGAGAAATTGGAGAAAATTATATAA
- a CDS encoding LemA family protein, which produces MANELDELTGPINQEGRDINVINKQLKMEVGTGSLVFEIILWVLFIIPGLVFLMKKVKARNYLSQLQQRINGAASEIDSIMEQKVIILSDVVNLVNRSVDLDKSTFIEIAKQRSGNHSDAERNELSKQLDVNQRNINLAFENYPQLKSQDTIMNAMQQNSYLQREITAARSNYNDLVTTWNEKVNTWPSYKIVAAKKGYTTRIPFITSTEIKERSRETFF; this is translated from the coding sequence ATGGCAAATGAATTAGATGAGTTAACAGGTCCAATTAATCAAGAGGGACGTGATATTAATGTTATTAATAAACAACTTAAAATGGAAGTTGGAACTGGGTCATTAGTATTTGAAATTATTTTATGAGTATTGTTTATCATTCCAGGGTTAGTTTTTTTAATGAAAAAGGTTAAGGCAAGAAATTATTTAAGTCAATTACAACAGCGAATTAACGGAGCTGCTTCAGAAATTGATTCAATTATGGAGCAAAAAGTTATCATTTTAAGTGATGTTGTTAATTTAGTTAACCGTTCTGTTGATTTGGACAAATCAACTTTTATTGAAATTGCAAAGCAACGTTCAGGAAATCATTCTGACGCAGAGAGAAACGAGCTTTCAAAACAGCTTGATGTGAATCAGCGTAATATTAATTTGGCGTTTGAAAACTATCCACAATTAAAATCACAAGATACTATTATGAATGCTATGCAACAAAATAGTTATTTACAAAGAGAAATTACAGCTGCAAGATCAAATTATAATGATTTAGTAACAACTTGAAATGAAAAAGTTAATACTTGGCCATCTTATAAAATTGTTGCTGCTAAAAAAGGATATACAACAAGAATTCCTTTTATTACTTCAACTGAAATAAAAGAAAGATCAAGAGAAACATTTTTTTAA
- a CDS encoding copper homeostasis protein CutC — protein sequence MKLEVIAASIEDIDMINQSSADRIEFCKNLEVGGLTPSYTDIEIAGNISKLPVNIMLRPTARDFFYSEEEFQIMLQDLEFIVTTKVAGVVVGIITPEGEINVERMKQITAKRGNKTVTFHKAFDNLVDFKKSLDILQELGVETVLTSGGSDINKNLEILQELKDYNKVTVLVGGGVNFDNIEKVVEAANEIHVGTAIREKKSWSSPISIDKINEMKTFLTES from the coding sequence ATGAAATTAGAAGTGATAGCTGCTAGTATTGAAGATATCGATATGATTAATCAATCATCAGCAGATAGAATTGAATTTTGCAAAAATTTAGAAGTCGGTGGACTAACTCCATCATATACTGATATTGAAATTGCCGGAAACATTTCGAAATTGCCAGTAAATATTATGTTGCGTCCAACAGCAAGAGATTTCTTCTATAGTGAAGAAGAATTTCAAATAATGCTTCAAGATTTAGAATTTATAGTAACTACAAAAGTTGCGGGAGTGGTTGTAGGAATTATTACGCCAGAAGGGGAAATTAATGTTGAAAGAATGAAACAAATTACCGCTAAACGTGGTAATAAAACAGTTACTTTTCATAAGGCCTTTGATAACTTAGTAGACTTTAAAAAATCTTTAGATATTTTACAAGAACTAGGAGTTGAAACTGTTTTAACATCAGGGGGTAGTGATATTAATAAAAATCTTGAAATTTTACAAGAATTAAAAGATTATAATAAAGTTACTGTATTAGTTGGTGGCGGTGTTAATTTTGACAATATTGAAAAAGTTGTTGAAGCTGCTAATGAAATTCATGTAGGAACTGCAATTAGAGAAAAAAAATCATGAAGTTCACCAATTTCGATTGATAAAATTAATGAGATGAAAACATTTTTAACAGAAAGTTAA
- the metK gene encoding methionine adenosyltransferase, which translates to MRNLFTSESVSEGHPDKICDQISDAILDEVLKQDPNAKVACETFATTNYLLIGGQISTTAIVDYEKVARDVLRKIGYNNDDYGINAETCRIELRIEEQSHDIALGIDLTEQLIGAGDQGIMFGYATNESKTYLPLAITIAHELVYTASKLRKQKTFKWARPDMKSQVTIDYTDLENPKINTILMSIQHDADFNDAEFKAYIKSNIMDKVALDFGLNTDFKVLINPTGRFVIGGPQGDTGLTGRKIIVDTYGGYARHGGGAFSGKDSTKVDRSAAYMARYAAKNLVAAGLADKIEIQVSYAIGVAEPVSIFVETFGTEKIAKESILKALDENFDFSVYNLIKELDLRKPVFLKTSTYGHFGKADFSWEKLDKVEVLRKYL; encoded by the coding sequence ATGAGAAATTTATTTACTAGTGAAAGTGTGTCTGAAGGGCATCCAGATAAAATTTGCGATCAAATATCAGACGCAATTTTAGATGAAGTTTTAAAACAAGACCCTAATGCAAAAGTTGCATGTGAAACTTTTGCAACAACTAATTATTTATTAATTGGAGGACAAATATCAACAACGGCAATTGTTGATTATGAAAAAGTTGCGCGTGACGTTTTGAGAAAAATTGGATACAACAACGATGATTATGGAATCAATGCTGAGACATGCAGAATTGAGCTGCGAATTGAAGAGCAATCTCATGATATTGCATTAGGAATTGATTTAACTGAACAACTGATTGGTGCCGGAGACCAAGGAATTATGTTTGGATATGCAACAAACGAATCAAAAACTTATTTGCCCTTAGCAATTACCATTGCGCATGAATTGGTTTATACAGCATCAAAATTGCGCAAGCAAAAAACTTTTAAATGAGCACGACCTGATATGAAATCTCAAGTAACAATTGACTATACAGATTTGGAAAATCCTAAAATTAATACAATTTTAATGTCAATTCAACATGATGCTGATTTTAATGATGCGGAGTTTAAAGCTTATATTAAATCTAATATTATGGACAAAGTGGCCTTAGACTTTGGCTTAAACACGGATTTTAAAGTCTTAATTAATCCAACAGGAAGATTTGTTATTGGAGGACCCCAAGGAGACACAGGTTTAACTGGGCGTAAAATAATTGTTGATACTTATGGAGGATATGCTCGTCATGGTGGAGGAGCATTTTCAGGCAAGGATTCGACAAAAGTTGATCGCTCAGCAGCGTATATGGCACGTTATGCAGCGAAAAATTTAGTTGCTGCAGGACTAGCAGATAAAATAGAAATTCAAGTAAGCTATGCAATTGGAGTAGCTGAACCAGTTTCAATCTTTGTTGAAACATTTGGTACTGAAAAAATTGCTAAGGAATCAATTTTAAAAGCGCTAGATGAAAACTTTGATTTTTCAGTTTATAACTTAATTAAGGAATTAGATTTGAGAAAACCGGTTTTTTTAAAAACATCAACTTATGGACATTTTGGTAAAGCTGACTTTAGCTGGGAAAAACTTGACAAAGTTGAAGTATTACGAAAATATCTATAA
- a CDS encoding MAG1210 family protein: protein MSKYQEIEDPVNSYRSQYQEQANNNIENYFENLVKTSRIDIQANRETVGKINKLLLKISQLDSLISKLRKQKSLLTILNILLLITGIVGFIFGIVNWQTWSLGVISGVVIGSCVGFSLIFVFWRIIKRRINPKIQNHSIERQKLDTEKQQFEDEAWIQMANLNSLFEFDDTTKIFSKTLPSIVFDSYLTENRLQQFLNRGLEDYSKYSDTSVIFAQSGTIGQNPFLILKTLEKKIINKTYTGSLVITYTERVRDSQGKMVSQMRTQTLFASVVKPCPNYYVDSELIFANDAAPNLKFSRVPSKKVDSENNKSYQKFIEKRAKKIDKAAASASLKGSNFNVMANKEFEVMFNALDRNHEIEFRLLFSALAQQQLLNLIKNQDDGYGDHFSWNKHDNLNYLFSPLMEKDLATYPERYISYDYNYTKKTFIDFNTQFFKDVYFALAPLLAVPLYQQLGVDDKYDFKFGDQMSSWELEVLAYGHENELKKVIASDVNAIIKTQVVETTENGQEIEAHVSGYETYQRVEYVPMFGRDGFLHNVPVPWVEYISVSNAQNIVIKTIPNLKRADYIKALKINDSNDEQSANQFGINPQQVRLYNKRVSVIKNDNSSENIYEYLNKTLCLEK, encoded by the coding sequence ATGAGTAAGTATCAAGAAATCGAAGATCCAGTTAATTCTTATCGATCTCAGTATCAAGAACAAGCGAATAATAATATTGAAAATTATTTTGAAAATTTGGTTAAGACTTCACGGATTGATATTCAAGCTAATCGCGAAACAGTCGGAAAAATTAATAAGCTGCTTTTAAAAATTTCTCAATTGGACAGTTTAATATCTAAGCTTCGCAAGCAAAAATCACTACTGACAATTTTGAATATTTTACTATTGATTACAGGCATTGTTGGCTTCATTTTTGGAATTGTAAATTGACAAACTTGATCTCTTGGAGTTATTTCAGGAGTTGTGATTGGGAGTTGTGTCGGATTTAGTTTAATTTTTGTATTTTGAAGGATAATTAAAAGAAGGATTAATCCTAAAATTCAAAATCATAGTATTGAACGTCAAAAGCTTGATACTGAAAAGCAACAATTTGAAGATGAAGCTTGAATTCAAATGGCCAATTTAAATTCGCTATTTGAATTTGATGATACTACAAAAATATTTAGTAAAACTTTACCATCAATTGTATTTGATTCATATTTAACAGAAAACCGTTTGCAGCAATTTCTTAACCGAGGTCTAGAAGATTATTCAAAATATTCTGATACCAGTGTAATTTTTGCCCAATCAGGAACAATCGGTCAAAATCCTTTTTTAATTTTAAAAACTTTGGAAAAAAAGATCATTAATAAAACATACACTGGATCTTTGGTAATCACTTACACAGAACGAGTTCGCGATTCTCAGGGTAAGATGGTTTCACAAATGAGAACCCAAACGCTGTTTGCTTCGGTTGTTAAACCCTGCCCAAATTATTATGTCGATAGTGAGCTGATTTTTGCAAATGATGCAGCCCCAAATTTGAAATTTTCTAGAGTTCCTAGTAAAAAAGTTGATTCTGAAAATAACAAAAGCTATCAAAAGTTTATTGAAAAACGTGCTAAAAAAATTGACAAAGCAGCTGCCTCAGCTTCTTTGAAGGGATCAAATTTTAATGTTATGGCTAATAAGGAGTTTGAAGTAATGTTCAATGCTTTGGATAGAAATCATGAAATTGAATTTCGACTATTATTTAGTGCTTTAGCGCAACAACAATTGTTGAATTTAATTAAAAATCAAGATGATGGCTATGGTGATCATTTTTCATGAAATAAACATGATAACTTAAATTATCTTTTCAGCCCACTAATGGAAAAAGATCTAGCAACTTATCCCGAGCGCTATATTTCTTATGACTATAATTATACCAAAAAAACTTTTATTGATTTTAACACTCAATTTTTTAAAGATGTTTATTTTGCATTAGCACCATTGCTAGCAGTTCCTTTATACCAGCAATTAGGAGTTGATGATAAATATGATTTCAAATTTGGAGATCAAATGTCTAGTTGGGAACTAGAAGTTTTAGCATACGGACATGAGAATGAACTTAAAAAAGTGATTGCAAGTGATGTCAATGCAATTATTAAAACTCAAGTTGTGGAAACCACTGAAAACGGTCAAGAAATTGAAGCTCATGTTAGTGGGTATGAAACTTATCAACGAGTGGAATACGTTCCAATGTTTGGAAGAGACGGATTTTTACATAATGTTCCAGTACCATGAGTTGAATACATTTCTGTTTCAAATGCTCAAAATATTGTTATTAAAACGATACCAAATTTAAAACGTGCCGATTATATTAAAGCTCTAAAGATTAACGATAGCAATGATGAGCAATCAGCCAATCAGTTTGGGATTAATCCTCAGCAAGTTCGTCTCTACAATAAACGAGTGTCAGTTATTAAAAATGATAATAGTAGTGAAAATATATATGAATACTTAAACAAGACTTTATGTCTTGAAAAATAA
- the ftsY gene encoding signal recognition particle-docking protein FtsY translates to MGFWSKLKEKVSKKDNIVDDKLDKQAIEKKVKSLSDESEIKKPPHIEECEPPTPEFGIPPKKVICPAKPKSILDKETVTEITPSYDSIILDTAPTYQLDENSSNLVLEVQDSSNKPAEFEETQFNEPRFSPTKKALKKTQRDLKRKQKEAVKKEKAEKAMLKSALDFSKDIKKLSKKYKEADDEFFEDLEEVLIKTDMGMKMVLQISKAMQKRVKKTTDFNEIKELLIEELYEAYLDKDKKPYYLNFVEGRLNIFMVVGVNGTGKTTSLSKIANFYAEQGYKVLIAAGDTFRAGAVEQLEEWVKTRLDNKVDLIKGKKAHQDPSSVIFDAIEQAQVGKYDLLLIDTAGRLQNKVNLMKELEKMHQIVHRFDKAAPHELLLVIDATTGQNGVIQAQQFGEVTKVSGIVLTKMDGTSKGGIALAIKDQLNIPVKLMGIGEQVDDIIEFDLEKYIYGLVAGFMEETEE, encoded by the coding sequence ATGGGATTTTGATCAAAGTTGAAAGAAAAAGTTTCTAAAAAAGATAATATTGTTGACGATAAATTGGATAAGCAAGCAATTGAAAAAAAAGTGAAAAGCTTATCAGATGAAAGTGAAATTAAAAAACCACCACATATTGAAGAATGTGAACCGCCAACTCCAGAATTTGGCATACCACCGAAAAAAGTAATTTGTCCAGCTAAACCAAAATCAATTTTAGATAAGGAAACGGTTACTGAAATAACTCCTTCATATGATTCAATTATTTTAGATACAGCTCCAACATATCAATTGGATGAAAATTCATCTAATTTAGTTTTGGAAGTTCAAGATTCTAGCAATAAACCGGCTGAATTTGAGGAAACTCAATTTAATGAGCCACGTTTTTCTCCAACTAAAAAAGCTTTAAAAAAAACTCAAAGAGATTTAAAAAGAAAGCAAAAAGAGGCCGTTAAAAAAGAAAAAGCTGAAAAAGCAATGTTGAAATCAGCATTAGATTTTTCTAAAGATATTAAAAAATTATCAAAGAAATATAAGGAAGCTGATGATGAGTTTTTTGAAGATCTAGAAGAAGTGCTAATTAAAACTGATATGGGAATGAAAATGGTTTTGCAAATTTCAAAAGCAATGCAAAAGCGTGTTAAAAAAACTACCGATTTTAATGAAATTAAAGAGCTGTTAATTGAAGAACTTTATGAAGCATATTTAGACAAAGATAAAAAGCCATATTATTTAAATTTTGTTGAAGGTCGCTTAAATATTTTTATGGTTGTTGGGGTTAATGGAACTGGAAAAACAACTTCACTGTCTAAAATTGCTAACTTTTATGCTGAACAAGGTTATAAGGTTTTAATTGCTGCTGGCGATACTTTTAGGGCCGGAGCAGTTGAACAATTAGAAGAATGAGTTAAAACTCGCTTAGATAATAAAGTTGACTTAATTAAAGGTAAAAAGGCTCATCAAGATCCTTCTAGTGTTATTTTTGATGCAATTGAGCAAGCACAGGTTGGTAAGTATGATTTGCTATTAATTGATACTGCTGGTCGTTTACAAAATAAAGTAAACTTAATGAAGGAACTTGAAAAAATGCATCAAATTGTGCATCGTTTTGATAAGGCAGCACCGCATGAATTATTATTAGTGATTGATGCAACAACTGGCCAAAATGGAGTTATTCAAGCACAACAATTTGGTGAAGTTACAAAAGTAAGTGGAATCGTGTTAACAAAAATGGATGGAACCAGCAAGGGTGGAATTGCTTTAGCTATTAAAGACCAGTTAAATATCCCAGTTAAATTAATGGGTATTGGAGAGCAAGTCGATGATATTATTGAATTTGATTTGGAAAAATATATCTATGGATTGGTCGCAGGATTTATGGAAGAAACCGAAGAATAG
- a CDS encoding TIGR00282 family metallophosphoesterase, with amino-acid sequence MNILMIGDVYARSGRECFEMNIAKIVADHKIDFIVVNGENTSHGKSLLKEHYHFYKNLGVDVITSGNHIFKHKQVLEYIDQTPDLLKPLNMSAYTPGNGYVIVEKQNKRVCVLNLMGTTFMDKANSTYEAMDQFLDLNLQYDILLVDFHAEASAEKLAFAWNYDGIITGFVGTHTHVQTADERLLPKGTAYITDLGMTGAINSIIGAEPEPVIWKEKTGLPTRFEPAKGPSSLTGAVIKIDNVTNNAVSIIRIKY; translated from the coding sequence ATGAATATATTAATGATTGGGGATGTTTATGCCAGATCAGGAAGAGAATGTTTTGAAATGAATATTGCTAAAATTGTAGCAGATCATAAGATTGATTTTATTGTAGTAAATGGTGAGAACACTTCACATGGCAAATCGCTTTTGAAGGAACATTATCATTTTTATAAAAATTTAGGTGTTGATGTTATCACAAGTGGAAATCATATTTTTAAGCACAAGCAAGTTTTAGAATACATTGATCAAACTCCTGATTTATTAAAACCACTTAATATGAGCGCTTATACTCCTGGAAACGGGTATGTTATTGTTGAAAAACAAAATAAGAGAGTTTGTGTTTTGAATTTGATGGGAACTACATTTATGGATAAGGCAAATAGTACTTATGAAGCAATGGATCAATTCCTGGACTTAAATTTACAATATGATATTTTACTAGTTGATTTTCATGCTGAAGCCAGCGCTGAAAAGTTGGCTTTTGCTTGGAACTATGATGGTATTATTACTGGTTTCGTAGGAACTCATACGCACGTTCAAACAGCTGATGAACGCCTGTTACCTAAAGGTACTGCTTATATAACTGATTTAGGAATGACAGGAGCAATTAATTCAATTATTGGAGCGGAACCAGAACCCGTTATATGAAAAGAAAAAACTGGCCTGCCTACTCGTTTTGAGCCAGCCAAAGGTCCAAGTAGTTTAACTGGAGCGGTTATAAAAATTGATAATGTAACCAATAACGCTGTCTCTATTATTAGAATAAAATATTAA